The genomic window AGGCTCCTGTCTTGGAGAAAGCTCAACTAGCTTTGGCTATCAAGAGTGAGGAGGGGGCGGTTACGAAGACCGGAGAAACTACTCCAACGGATGCGGACGTGAATACGCTAACGGTTGGGGTGTTTGGAGTTGATGGATGGAGTGTGATATATACAAAAGATGCTACTCCTAACTCTGATGGGACAAAGGATGTCGGTCCGCAAGAAGTGTATGCGGGTGAAGCTCATGTAGTGGTTGTGGCGAACGCTGCTCCTGTTATCCAAACCGAATTGGCAAAGGCTAAGGATATAACTGACTTTATTGAAACAACAATCAATCTGTCTGACGAGACTTTGACAAAAGGCTTGACGATGAGTAGTAAAGTGCTTGACGTGACATTAGTGGCAAATACGACCAACTATATTGGTTATGATGATGAGGTTGGTGATATAACGGTAAAAGATATTTCTGGTAAGGAAGTTTATGGCGCAGGCCCGGTTCCCTTGGTTCGAGATGTCGCTTCGATCGCTTTGGCTGGTGCAGACATAGGTAATCCAGAAAATGCGAATTATGAAAGTAAGTCCTTCGTTTTGAAGGAGGTCTTTATCGCTAGTGCGAAAGGTGTATCAAGCGTAGCTTCTACTGAGGAGTGGGGGACGATCGAGAAAGATTTTTTTGGAGATACCCATTTTGGATACTTAGATTATAAGGTAGGTCTACTATTTCTAACGTCTCCGAATAATATCGACGAAGGTTCTTACAAAAAAGGACTCCAGACGAAATATGACGCATTGGCAAAGAAGCATGTTGAGAATGATCCAGCCTTGAATCATGAATTTTATGTTTACGAGAATACAAAGGGTGAGGTGAAGTCCGGTGAATCTAACGTCAATGAGGCTTATGCCAACCATACCTTATTGATCGTAAAAGGTGATTATACCTATCTCCCGCAAGGTGCGAAAGAATCTATTACGAAAGAGAATTGTTATTATGCGATTCCTGTCGGAGAAGAAGTGACGATTGATGGCACGGAAAAAAGGAGTAAGTTTTACGTCCAACGTAACTACAAATACGAGATCTCTTTAACGATTATCGGCCCCGGTTCCGAGATCCCATACGACCCGATGATCTCCACCAATGTGAGCGCATCCGTGAAAGTGGAGCCATGGAACGTGAAGACTATCCATGAGGAAGTAGAATAAAGCAATATAGGGTAAAATAATTGATAAGAAAAAATTAGGATTATGAAACACATACTGTTTACAAAGGAATTGCTTCTCTTGGTTGTGGCTTTGTTCGCTATTATAGCGACTAGCTGCATCAAGGAGGATTTGGATCAATGCTATACGCTCAAACTGAAGGTCGAGAATATCAAGGGAGACGATATAACGGAATACGGATGGATGGAATCTACCGATCTGTAT from Parabacteroides distasonis ATCC 8503 includes these protein-coding regions:
- a CDS encoding fimbrial protein, encoding MRFKKYILLSLVLCGFAACSDDNEIEIPKAPVLEKAQLALAIKSEEGAVTKTGETTPTDADVNTLTVGVFGVDGWSVIYTKDATPNSDGTKDVGPQEVYAGEAHVVVVANAAPVIQTELAKAKDITDFIETTINLSDETLTKGLTMSSKVLDVTLVANTTNYIGYDDEVGDITVKDISGKEVYGAGPVPLVRDVASIALAGADIGNPENANYESKSFVLKEVFIASAKGVSSVASTEEWGTIEKDFFGDTHFGYLDYKVGLLFLTSPNNIDEGSYKKGLQTKYDALAKKHVENDPALNHEFYVYENTKGEVKSGESNVNEAYANHTLLIVKGDYTYLPQGAKESITKENCYYAIPVGEEVTIDGTEKRSKFYVQRNYKYEISLTIIGPGSEIPYDPMISTNVSASVKVEPWNVKTIHEEVE